A genomic region of uncultured Roseibium sp. contains the following coding sequences:
- a CDS encoding DEAD/DEAH box helicase family protein, with product MLVEAELSRTALALWPHQHAALDTVDAYLESASARACLVNMPTGTGKTGGMATLARQRAQDRAVLVVCPSKVLVQQLTVEIRGRFWDKIGADPA from the coding sequence GTGTTGGTTGAGGCTGAACTATCTAGGACTGCGCTTGCCCTTTGGCCGCATCAGCACGCGGCGCTTGACACCGTCGACGCCTATTTGGAGTCGGCAAGTGCTCGCGCCTGCCTCGTAAATATGCCGACAGGCACGGGCAAAACCGGGGGGATGGCGACGCTCGCTCGCCAACGCGCACAGGACCGGGCCGTGCTAGTCGTCTGTCCTTCAAAAGTTTTGGTCCAACAGCTTACCGTTGAGATCAGAGGTCGATTTTGGGACAAGATCGGGGCCGATCCAGCCTAG
- a CDS encoding nucleotidyltransferase domain-containing protein — translation MARQSTRSSTLKYPLTSILGTKSSVVLLRELSEHGGFLTAPLLSQRCGISRASAWKELGVLEELGVVGSVGTERSRVYRLNPDYPLYSSLKDLFEQENCRFTKIRDAISNAVSSFENKVIATWIYGSVARGEDKPNSDLDIAIVFSTDNLEGQLESIRNILAFSAEELIFQPSVIGIGPTDVRRLTQSKDPWWQSVEKDALTVAGLHPVELSTQTTRQIV, via the coding sequence ATGGCACGCCAATCAACCCGAAGCAGTACGTTGAAATACCCTTTAACGAGTATTCTTGGAACAAAATCTAGCGTTGTTCTTCTGCGCGAACTGTCCGAACACGGCGGGTTTCTCACAGCTCCATTGCTCTCACAGCGATGCGGCATTTCTAGAGCAAGCGCTTGGAAAGAATTGGGCGTTTTGGAGGAGCTTGGAGTAGTCGGTTCAGTAGGCACAGAAAGGTCTCGCGTTTACCGGCTAAACCCCGACTACCCGCTTTATTCATCTCTGAAAGATCTGTTTGAGCAGGAAAACTGTCGTTTCACCAAAATACGCGACGCTATTTCCAACGCTGTTTCCTCTTTTGAGAACAAAGTTATAGCGACTTGGATTTATGGAAGCGTCGCAAGGGGGGAAGACAAACCGAACAGTGATTTGGACATCGCTATTGTGTTCTCAACAGACAATCTGGAAGGCCAATTGGAGAGCATCCGCAATATTCTGGCGTTTTCTGCGGAAGAGTTAATATTCCAGCCTTCAGTGATTGGGATTGGTCCTACTGACGTTAGGAGGTTAACGCAATCAAAGGACCCTTGGTGGCAAAGTGTGGAAAAGGACGCATTGACCGTTGCAGGGTTGCATCCAGTAGAGTTATCAACCCAGACTACTCGTCAAATAGTGTAA